Part of the Vigna unguiculata cultivar IT97K-499-35 chromosome 3, ASM411807v1, whole genome shotgun sequence genome, CTGATCGAAGGACTTGATATATAGATGCACGGTTGATGGCTTCATTCATTAGTTTCTCCGCAGAAGGGGCGAGTACAGTGCACCATGAGCTGCTTTTTAATCGCCTGTCATCAAACTCGGTTTTAAGCTTGCTATGAATCCGCTCCATCACCTGGATAATTGGCAATTCCCGAGCATCAAGAATCCATTTGGTGAACTCGTCAATGTTAGAGGATAGATGGCCGAATCGTGTCCCTTTAAAATGCACAAGGGCCCATTGTGAAGGATCAAAATGTTGTAACCATTTTGCAGCTTCTGGAGATACCTCCTCTATTTCagcaattttttctttaaatgcaATGGTTGTGGTGGCATATGCAGCCTTCCACAGAAGATGGACAAGCCTAGAGTTCTTGAACTCTTTACTAATGCTTTCAGTCAAGTGACGCATGCAGAATGCATGAGAAGAACTTGGGAACATCCTTCTCACTCCATCAGTAATACCCTGTTGCCCATctgacaaaaatataaactctGGCATGCATTCACTATTCCCCTCCAGAACCCTATGCAGCTCAGACAGGAACCATGTCCAGCTCTCATCATTTTCTACATCAACAACACCGAAAGCAAGCGGAAACAATCCACCGTCGGCATCAAAAGAAGTTGCTGAAAGCAATGTGCTAAGGTATTTGCTTTTCAGCTGGATTCCACCAAGTCCAACAATTGGCAAGCAACCATTAAAAAAACCATAGATTGATGCacgaaaacaaacaaaaagtcTCTGGAAACGGTTATCTTCACCAGCTGTAAACACCTCTGCAACACTTCCAggatttgttttcttaatttcttcaCAGTATGAAGGAAGTAGGTAATATCCTTCTTCAGAAGATCCATATATAGCTGCAAGACCCCGCTCCTTTGCACGCCAAGCTTGCTTATAAGGTATAGTTATACCATATTGCTTATGGATGTCATGTAAAATATCCTTTggtttataattaatattgtcTCGCAATCTTTCTTCAATGAAACTCACAATCCAATCAACAGAAGCCTGATGATGTCCATTATTTGCATTCCTCCCACAAGTATGTGTCCCATCAATACTTCTAATAGTAAATGTTGGGGCGTTAGGTAGCTTGACAGCACGAATCCGCCATGGACAACCATCTGAGGCACACTTGGCAAAGTAGCGAATCAGGTCACTTTTAATAGTACGAAGCTCAAAATGCTGTGCAATGGCAGCTTCTTTAATTGCATTCCGGAATGCCTTCACATCTGGGAACTCTTgaccaacaaaaaaattgtaatcttCCATAGACAAAAGATTTGGTCTTTTTGTTATTACCTTCTAACTTCTACAAGGTTTTGATCAACCACTGAAACCTGTAATAAACTAATAACAGTACCATTTTCTCTATTGCATATGCAAAGAAGCTTCCTCAATATAACAATCTGTAattatcaaacaaaaaatatgttaaatataattagaacTCAAAAGGTTCTCTTCTAAGTAAAAAAGAAAGCATCATCACCCATGCAGAACTCTACAGAAATACAATGATAACTTCTAACAAATGTATTgcattataaatacaaaaaattccCCGCGAGGACATTGACACAAATATGTGGTTATGTTTGCCGATCACTAGAAGCCTTTCTGCAGTAGGTGGGTCGAGTACAGGACCAAACGATGTCCTAATGTTTtatcaaaaacaaattttactaGCCAACAATGGTTGGCACAATTGGTAATGCTAGACTGCATCAATTAAGTTGACCAGGGTCTAAATGCAACTAGGGTCTATTGTTGGTGAGTTATTTTTAAGGACACTCCTACAACCAAATCTTAGGGGCATACATGACCTCAGAAGGGGCCCCTGAACCTAAACTTTCCTCCAGCCAAAAAAAAGTGCCATAAAGGCCATTTAAatctaaatactttttaatgGTTCCATTCAATTCTTAGTCGTCCTCTACCTCTAACTATTTACCTGTCTTTAGTTACACTAACTGGTTTCCAGTACTATTCTTACAAGGTTAAATCTTTTGGGGCTCTTAGCACCTCTCAGTATGTGCCTCTTTTACTCTGTCTCTATTGCATTCATTCCTGATCTTATCTTTTCTTGTATGACCTCTGATTCTTCTTGTCCCTTTACTGCGTAACAGTTGGACTAAAACACTTTTACATCACAAATAACACCATTATTTCACCCACCTTGTTTGATTCCAATGACTTGCATCattctttatttcttcattGCTTTGTGCTAATAAAAATACCTAAATTGAATGACACATAGTAATGTATAATCCCTCATTTTCACCTCCGAAGTATTGAAGGAAGCCACGTGGTGCCAAAGCTTCCCTCCATCAGGATCACAACACAACTTTATTTTACCATTTAATTCCTCTCTTGACACTCCCACTTCAACTATATCATttacaaaaaggaaaagaaaaaagagaatcTAGGAACTGGCTCCTCAATATTTTGGGTAAGAGCATAAAAGAAGTAACAAGATAAGGACTCGAGATTGACTCTAAATATAAATCTATAGTTATAGGAAAATCTTAAGTGACTCTACAAAGTGTTCGCACACTAGTTTCAATTCCATGACACATACCCAATCATAGgccttttttcaaatttatcgaAAACTATAAGCAAAAAGTATAAGTTAACTTTAACTTACAGTagaaatttaattcattttatcttatataagtattaatggaaaaaaaaaatccaaactgaAACTAAATATAACTGATGTACCGCAAATACCAAAAGGAGTGTTAACCAGCATCTCTCTACATgtatttatctaaaaattaaataacaactCAATCTAAATTGACATGGATATTCGTTTTAAGCAACAGAAAATTCAATCGTCTGTCATTGGTTTTCCATTCTCAACCCTAACTATTCATGTACTCTTTCCTAAATCAGAAGGAAAATAATGTACACGATACTCTACAAAAGATCCAAACTCCTCTGTAAGAGGCAGAAGCCAACGAAGAAAGATAATCCAAATTTGTTAAGTATAAAACTGAGCAGAAAGGGCTAACGCAACAGAACATACTTTGTTGCTTGCAGCAGAATAAGAACAAAACTAATGATATTACAAGAGCTGAAAAAACTGCATGCAAATTCACAGCATGAAACAACTCAAGATACCCACATGCACAAAGAGCAAAACGGAACAAAATTAGAAGCAAACAAAATCACTAGTAAAAGGGGTAAAAGGCAATTTTCACTTGTACCCAAATAATAACAGAGAAAATAAATTCCAGTGGAGAcatgaaaagaaatttaattggGAGAAGTGGaatgaaaggagaaaaaaagagaggaaattGGTGACCTGAAGATTTGACTAAGAAGAAGAGGAGAGTGAGATCCGATGCAATAGGAGTGGAGAGACAGAAAAGCTTTGCTTAGGGTTGAACATGAAGTAGCTTTCTAACTGTGTAATCAATATTTTCActcattaataaattttggttgaattgaaACTTTGATGTCCATCATTCAAAGAGAATCTCCATGAGTCATACATACTCTTAAGATCGGAGATAATAAGAATGCTCAaatcacatattttaaataaaggtATTTTCATTTCTCATAGTTATAATTTTAAGGCATGTCTTAATACCCATATGTCTtaggaaaaagaagaagttattttttatattaaaaataatttttggtttataaaaatatttcataagaataaatatttttatatatgtaaataacatataaatgtGGTCATATAAAACCTTactattaaagaaaacaaatatatatttgatttatttttggcatttttaacatacttatatacaattttgatttatttttgttaatatttatttttcaaggaaacaaaatcaaaatcacttatatcaatttaataatcaattaaattttattttattccaactcaaataaaaaataaaaatgattaaaatttttaagataaatttaaatcaacgataataaaaagatattaattataatttttttaatacaattttcctctaaaatattttcatgtatCACAcgttttattatattcaattttcatattacttattttgataaattttttgtttaaatttgaagtacatataaaatagtttacttaaatttaaaatttttgtcaataataaaatttagtgtGTGTTCCTTTGAGAGGATGGATATGCGGGAGAGTgtaaagatgaatttgtgtaaattttagtggatgaatttttgtgtttcttttaGTGGATTTAGAAGGTTAAGTAAGTGGATTTGgagataagttttatgaaagttagtaaaagatttgattgatgcgataaataaaataaattgtaaaaatagatagaattagaaagttaccaaaatacccttaatgaaaaaagataatgattttgtaatttgatgttataaaaataattataattaattaatacgaattaaaaaaatattaaaattatataaatttttaaaataaaaaaattaaatttttatgaatttaaacaaaaattatacaattaaattttaaaaaaattatataattaaattttaaactaaagttaaataaagttaaaaaaataaaaataaaagttagaaaagttttaaaaaaaagtcaagaaaaaagtcaaaaaacaaCAACCAATGACACCGGTGTCATCCTTTATAAACCAAGGCATCGGTTACATAACCGGTGCCATCCTCTTCTCAAAATACTACATCATCGGTGCTGCACCGTGCATATCACCACCACACCACATCCATCGTCCAACCGCAGTCACCACCTAGCCACCATTGCGGGCAACCACGCCACCCCTTCATCCTCTTCGTCGACCACCACAGCTTAAACCACCtcctcttcttctccttcatgcACTCAACAATCACACAGACACACACCATAACGACAACAAGGGTAATTTCGTAATCTGTACAAAATATATGCAATATCTTTGCACTTTTGAGGGGATGGTTTAAACCATCCATCCCCCAAATCGCCTCTCACATATCCCTTCAAATAATCACAAATGAACGCGCTGGACTACCAAAATCGGCTCTCTCAAATTTACTTCAACATTATAATTCCCTCATACGAACACTGCGTTAGGGTTGAATATGTATTTGGTTTCTTGATTttgagtgaaaattgaaatcaattcttatttaaaattttagactaatttaatttcttattttttatctctgaaaatgtataaatttaattattttaacaaaattttattaaatttatttgaagtttttatatacttttaaaatttatgtttgatactttttaaaaataaataattgttagtgtatttattttatatttaaaaaaaaagattataaaaataaagttatagataaaaaaacacCCCTAATTGAACAATCATTTCATTTAAAActtgattttataaatttatgtttcttATTTATACTAAGgagttaattttttcttctaaataattaattttatttaaatttatattttgtaggagaacttaatataattaatttctaagaaagaaaaactacatttacttatattaatattttcttatgtaattttttttgtattacacgtaaaaatttatttaagtttatattttaaagaattgtTTTGAAATactactatttaaaattttaaaaaataaaaatattcaagcaTGATATAAAAAACTCATTAATATTTTCGTgggttaaatgttttttattttaattttgacttaaaatttagaattcgtccttgtaataaatttttatacattttttgtttcaaaacttacaaaattataaattttgttcttttaatttaagtgtcaaaacaatataaacaattaaaaaattatcttaaaatgtactaattaaaaaaactgtatacattaaattttaaaatttgaaaaccaaaatttatatgacctacatattttaatttctcatttAAATTTAGGAACTAAGTACTTGTTtagcctatttttatgcagataTTCAAAAATTTATAGAACGGTAACAAATGAACCTATCCCTTGTCATCCCAAGTTGTTACTGCAATTTTGTTACATCTTTAATACGAAAAATTGGACAGACATTATTGAGATTGAAATGGCAGTGACagcatattttaaattcttccTGGGGATAATGGAGATTTTAAGTTCAAGATGGATGATAATGGCTATGAATGAGTGAGTATAAAATGTACAAGTTTTGTGCATTATTCCCGTCGAACGATTTTCGTCATCGTGTGAGAGAGAGCGAGGCACAGTTTAGTTGGGTTTGGCCAAGTCCTCATGAGACTTTCCATCATGTTTCAGACAATGGAAGATAGTGTTTCCAATTGAAGgatccaattattttttaaagggaATGATGGTATAATCTTTGACAAATGCAATACGAGGGAGCCATTACACATTCCGTGTCTTTCCTTCATGTATCTGTGTTCAACGAACAGGAGGGGCTCTGTAATATGCAGCCACAGTTGCTGGGAAGAACATTTGTCTCACTCCTTCAGCCTTAATAATCGGGAATATTATCCCTGATGCACCCTATCATAtcaggaaaagaaaatttgattcaAACTCAAATTTGTTGCACTTGCACCATTAGCAGTGATGTGTGTGAAACTCAAGAAAAAAAGGAACAAGGAAAAATACTCACTGAAATCAATCTAGCTCCAATCCACACCCGTTTGGGAGAAGGAAATGGTATGAGCAAACGGCCAACACCGTATATAGCAACCGCAAAGAAATGCAGAACCAGACTCAAAGGACGAGGATTTAGACCAGAGAGCAGAGATATCGGTCCGTTAGAGAAAACACCACCGAGGCTCAAGTAATCAAAACATGCTTGGCGCATTTCCTTTCTAGCTGGATCAGGAGATGCACAGAACACTTTGTACAATGCCCCAGCTAGTGTGTTTATTGTGGATGCCACTGGCTGCAAAGAGAATCAGTCATTGCACTAagtttttgtgtgttttgtttggTTTCAGAGCTTTGAACCGAGCTACAAAATGGTGGCTAAAAGTTGTGTTGTATTGTGTTGTGTTGATGTAACACTTACCTTGCGTAGGGTGTAGAATGATTCAAGGTATCTGCAAAGAGCGGAAGCATCATGCAGATTTTTAAGGGGTTTAAGTAGATCCCTCAGCACAACAATGTCAGATAAAGCCACAGTCATTCCTCCTCCTGTTAAAGGGTGACGCATATTGAAAGCATCTCCCATTAGAAGCGCACCAGGTGTGGGATGAGGTGATGCAGGCATGCTTCTATTTGGCATCGTTCTTATGCTTCCTTTGTCAACTGCTGCTATGAAAGAAGTATACAGTTCTGGAGGAACCTGAAACATGCAATTTCTTTGATTAGGTTGAATTTTTTGGAATGTTCATCATTTGGAAACACTTGAGAGTTATGAGGCCAAACCTGAGGAGCTACCACAGTTTTTAAATATCTGGCCATTTCACCATTGGCAAGGGAAGGTAGTTTTTGGCCAGGAACATCGACCAAACAGCGGATCTCAGTGCTACTGATGGGATAAAACAAAATAGGTGAAGGATCACCTAAGATCACGTGTCCATGATTTGCATATGGAAGAT contains:
- the LOC114179318 gene encoding uncharacterized protein LOC114179318 — translated: MEDYNFFVGQEFPDVKAFRNAIKEAAIAQHFELRTIKSDLIRYFAKCASDGCPWRIRAVKLPNAPTFTIRSIDGTHTCGRNANNGHHQASVDWIVSFIEERLRDNINYKPKDILHDIHKQYGITIPYKQAWRAKERGLAAIYGSSEEGYYLLPSYCEEIKKTNPGSVAEVFTAGEDNRFQRLFVCFRASIYGFFNGCLPIVGLGGIQLKSKYLSTLLSATSFDADGGLFPLAFGVVDVENDESWTWFLSELHRVLEGNSECMPEFIFLSDGQQGITDGVRRMFPSSSHAFCMRHLTESISKEFKNSRLVHLLWKAAYATTTIAFKEKIAEIEEVSPEAAKWLQHFDPSQWALVHFKGTRFGHLSSNIDEFTKWILDARELPIIQVMERIHSKLKTEFDDRRLKSSSWCTVLAPSAEKLMNEAINRASIYQVLRSDEVEFEVLSADRSDIVNIGSHSCSCRDWQLNGIPCSHAAAALISCRKDVYAFTHKSFSVASYRNTYAESIHYIPAKLEWSKIEKSAMDDNMVVVRPPKLRRPPGRPEKRMCVDELSREKHTVHCSRCNQTGHYKRTCKAEMINSIEQF
- the LOC114175615 gene encoding squalene monooxygenase-like, producing MDYQYILGGIMACSFAFLYFVYSFGAKKVTDSSSIHVESNKCEKKSSENGISSHEAAESSDIIIVGAGVAGAALAYTLGKDGRRVHVIERDLSEPDRIVGELLQPGGYLKLIELGLQDCVSEIDAQQVFGYALYKDGKNTKLSYPLEKFSSDVSGRSFHNGRFIQRMREKASSLPNVNLEQGTVTSLLEEKGTIIGVQYRTKSGQEFTAKAPLTIVCDGCFSNLRRSLCNPKVDVPSHFVGLVLENCNLPYANHGHVILGDPSPILFYPISSTEIRCLVDVPGQKLPSLANGEMARYLKTVVAPQVPPELYTSFIAAVDKGSIRTMPNRSMPASPHPTPGALLMGDAFNMRHPLTGGGMTVALSDIVVLRDLLKPLKNLHDASALCRYLESFYTLRKPVASTINTLAGALYKVFCASPDPARKEMRQACFDYLSLGGVFSNGPISLLSGLNPRPLSLVLHFFAVAIYGVGRLLIPFPSPKRVWIGARLISGASGIIFPIIKAEGVRQMFFPATVAAYYRAPPVR